In Mercurialis annua linkage group LG5, ddMerAnnu1.2, whole genome shotgun sequence, a single genomic region encodes these proteins:
- the LOC126682578 gene encoding protein NCA1 — MASVCPFAKSSRPDDSSPKHGQEAEGKPNKESSAADSPKCPFGYDSADAKASPKSATVPAKCPLGYDSQSFKIGPFSCMICQALLFDTAKCVPCSHLFCKFCVSRFKDCPLCGADIEKYEAETNLQATVDRFIEGHARIKRSVVDADKEEEVGKNTKVTYEDVSLERGAFLVQHAMRAFRAKNFESAKSRLSLCAEDIRGQIETMGSTPEFCSQLGAVLGMHGDCCRAMGDAGSAISSFEESVEFLSKLPADDQEITHTLSVSLNKIGDLKYYDGDVEAAKSYYSRSLNVRRDAIKHHPNVSSQTLDVAVSLAKVADADRSLGNEDAALDRFQEAITLLESLTLKPEEAPLDQRRLSVLEFLNNQLAEKHSNQTA, encoded by the exons atgGCATCAGTGTGTCCATTTGCAAAATCTTCAAGACCAGATGATTCATCACCAAAACATGGTCAAGAAGCTGAAGGAAAACCAAATAAAGAATCTTCTGCTGCAGATTCTCCAAAATGCCCTTTTGGATATGACTCTGCTGATGCTAAGGCCTCTCCCAAATCCGCCACAGTTCCCGCAAAATGTCCTTTAGGATATGATTCTCAGTCTTTTAAAATTGGCCCTTTTAGTTGTATGATATGCCAAGCACTTCTCTTTGATACTGCTAAATGTGTGCCTTGTAGTCATTTGTTTTGCAA ATTTTGTGTTTCGCGGTTTAAAGACTGTCCTTTGTGTGGTGCTGACATTGAGAAGTATGAAGCTGAAACGAATCTGCAAGCTACTGTTGATCGTTTCATTGAGGGCCATGCTAGAATCAAGAGGTCTGTTGTTGATGCGGATAAAGAGGAAGAAGTAGGAAAGAATACAAAAGTGACATATGAAGATGTGTCTTTAGAAAGAGGTGCTTTTTTGGTGCAACATGCTATGAGG GCATTTCGTGCGAAGAACTTTGAAAGTGCTAAATCGAGACTCAGTCTCTGTGCAGAAGACATCCGAGGCCAGATAGAGACTATGGGCAGCACGCCGGAGTTCTGTTCACAGCTTGGGGCTGTCCTTGGCATGCATGGTGACTGCTG TCGAGCAATGGGAGATGCTGGCTCCGCAATTTCTTCTTTTGAAGAGAGTGTGGAATTTCTCTCAAAGTTGCCTGCAGATGATCAGGAG ATAACACATACACTTTCTGTTTCTCTTAATAAAATTGGAGATCTTAAATACTATGATGGGGATGTGGAAGCTGCTAAATCTTACTATTCTCGTTCTCTGAATGTCCGCCGTGATGCCATCAAACATCATCCTAATGTTTCATCGCAG ACCCTAGATGTGGCTGTTTCGCTAGCAAAAGTTGCTGATGCAGATAGAAGTCTGGGAAATGAGGATGCAGCACTTGATAGATTTCAGGAAGCAATAACATTGTTGGAATCCTTGACACTAAAGCCTGAAGAAGCTCCTCTTGACCAAAGG CGCCTTTCGGTTCTGGAATTTCTCAACAATCAGCTTGCAGAGAAACATTCTAATCAAACTGCCTGA
- the LOC126683485 gene encoding CO(2)-response secreted protease-like encodes MASLLPLKLFLFFSLLVTSTYSSTQIPQQYVVYMGSSSNENIAEDTESAHLQLLSSIIPSHESERISLIHHYNHAFSGFSAMLTQTEASLLSRHERVVSVFKDATLKLHTTRSWDFLDANSRLQSQSTHMDSHFSSDVIIGVIDTGIWPESRSFYDNGMGEIPSRWKGVCMEAYDFKNSNCNRKLIGARYYDNNPIPTKNSKSHESKPNGSPRDYIGHGTHTASIAGGAKVANVSYHGLASGSARGGSPSSRLAIYKACSSDGCAGSIILKAIEDAIKDGVDLISISIGMSSNFEADYLNDPIAIGAFHAEERGVMVICSGGNEGPDPYTIVNSAPWIFTVAASSIDRDFQSTVKLGNGKTFQGSAINFSKLNRSRTYPLVFGEDAAAKFTPLSEAKNCYPGSLDAEKVAGKIVICVADDFTVTRQIKKLVVQDAKAKGLILINEDERAVPFDSGDFPFSELGELAGTQLLNYINSTKKPTATIFAAVEVPRCRPAPVVAYFSSRGPSQLTENILKPDIMAPGVAILAAMVPKNESGMGSEYAIKSGTSMACPHVTGAAAFIKSVHRRWSSSMIKSALMTTATIYNNMGKPLTNSSNSSSNLHEMGAGEINPLNALNPGLVFETTTQDYLQFLCYYGYLEKNIRSVSSKSNFNCPKNSIDQLISNVNYPSISISNLDRHQTAMTTVKRTVTNVGSPNSTYVAKIQAPPGLEVEVLPKKLRFKEGLSRISFEVCFNGKMVKHRYNYGSVTWVDGRHSVRLVFTVYVK; translated from the exons ATGGCCTCTCTTCTTCCTCTAAaacttttccttttcttttcccttCTTGTCACTTCCACTTATTCCTCAACTCAAATTCCTCAG CAATATGTTGTATATATGGGAAGTTCGTCAAATGAAAATATTGCAGAGGATACTGAGTCGGCTCATTTGCAGTTGTTATCATCCATTATACCAAG CCATGAGAGTGAAAGAATATCTCTAATTCATCATTATAATCATGCTTTTAGTGGATTCTCTGCCATGCTTACACAGACCGAAGCTTCTCTATTGTCTA GGCATGAAAGAGTTGTGTCGGTATTTAAAGATGCAACACTTAAACTCCATACAACTCGTTCTTGGGATTTCTTGGACGCAAATTCAAGATTGCAATCCCAATCCACTCATATGGATTCTCACTTTTCAAGTGATGTAATTATTGGAGTCATCGATACAG GAATATGGCCTGAGTCTCGAAGTTTCTATGACAATGGAATGGGAGAAATCCCTTCAAGGTGGAAAGGAGTTTGTATGGAAGCCTATGATTTCAAAAACTCCAACTGTAACAG GAAGCTGATAGGAGCAAGATATTATGACAATAACCCAATACCAACCAAAAATAGCAAGTCCCATGAGTCCAAACCAAATGGTTCACCAAGGGACTACATTGGTCACGGCACCCACACTGCGTCTATAGCCGGTGGTGCTAAAGTGGCTAATGTAAGTTACCATGGGCTAGCATCAGGCTCAGCCAGGGGTGGCTCACCTTCATCAAGGCTAGCCATCTACAAAGCTTGTTCATCGGACGGCTGTGCTGGCTCCATAATTTTGAAGGCAATAGAAGATGCAATTAAAGATGGTGttgatttaatttcaatttctaTTGGAATGAGTTCAAATTTTGAAGCGGATTACCTAAATGACCCTATAGCAATCGGGGCATTTCATGCCGAAGAGAGGGGTGTTATGGTAATATGTTCTGGAGGAAATGAAGGACCTGATCCTTATACTATTGTCAATTCAGCTCCTTGGATTTTTACTGTTGCAGCTTCTAGTATTGATAGAGATTTTCAATCTACTGTTAAGCTTGGAAATGGGAAGACTTTTCAA GGGTCTGcaattaatttctcaaaactcAATCGATCAAGAACTTATCCTCTGGTATTCGGAGAAGATGCTGCTGCCAAATTTACTCCTTTATCAGAAgcaaa AAACTGCTATCCGGGATCATTAGACGCCGAGAAAGTTGCCGGCAAGATTGTCATCTGCGTAGCCGACGATTTTACGGTTACAAGACAAATCAAGAAATTAGTTGTGCAAGATGCCAAAGCCAAAGGCTTAATTTTAATCAACGAAGATGAGAGAGCCGTTCCCTTTGACTCCGGCGATTTTCCGTTCTCAGAACTCGGCGAACTCGCCGGAACTCAGCTTCTTAATTACATTAATTCTACAAA AAAGCCGACGGCGACAATCTTTGCTGCTGTGGAGGTTCCGAGGTGTAGACCGGCGCCGGTGGTTGCGTATTTTTCTTCCAGGGGACCGTCGCAGCTTACGGAAAATATTCTCAAG CCGGATATAATGGCTCCCGGAGTTGCCATTTTAGCAGCCATGGTTCCGAAAAATGAGTCGGGAATGGGATCGGAATATGCAATAAAATCTGGTACGTCCATGGCTTGTCCTCATGTAACCGGAGCTGCTGCGTTTATTAAATCCGTTCACCGTCGATGGAGCTCTTCGATGATTAAATCTGCACTTATGACCACGG CCACCATCTATAACAATATGGGAAAACCCTTGACAAACAGTTCAAATTCATCTTCAAACTTGCACGAAATGGGAGCTGGAGAAATAAACCCACTTAATGCTCTTAATCCAGGTTTAGTTTTCGAAACAACAACACAAGACTATCTTCAATTCCTATGTTACTACGGATACTTAGAAAAAAACATAAGATCAGTCTCCAGCAAATCAAATTTCAACTGTCCAAAAAACAGCATTGACCAACTAATCTCCAACGTTAATTACCCATCAATCTCCATCAGCAACCTTGACAGACACCAAACTGCCATGACGACCGTTAAAAGAACTGTCACGAACGTTGGATCTCCGAATAGCACTTACGTTGCGAAAATTCAGGCTCCTCCGGGACTAGAGGTTGAGGTTTTGCCGAAGAAACTTCGATTTAAAGAAGGGTTATCGAGAATTTCTTTTGAGGTGTGTTTTAAtggaaaaatggtgaaacatagATATAATTATGGGTCTGTTACTTGGGTTGATGGCAGACATTCTGTTCGTTTAGTGTTTACGGTATATGTTAAATAG
- the LOC126682871 gene encoding pentatricopeptide repeat-containing protein At2g19280: MKGSISITNLTSKLKLLTTNIIPKSRFFSSLSTLSLSEEDDDDNDMVPSPEFCSLSTPNLKKTDSFIPKSQNLVPSNVSYLGYGNGFSTDLTQLTVIEFLNDMFGDSFSAALALYFFRLSECCSGLESIIRSICRLLHILVYGKRNHRVVDLISFSVRVFGRDAGDEKLSDLLIRFVYETGFETKDVETLYSMIVDCYICEDKVNLALKLVHEIKLLNFFPSMGVCNSLLKALLELRKVDSAWEFLEEMQSQGMRVNASIISLFISSYCAQGDIESGWKLLTEMENYSIKADVIAYTIVIDALCKISCLKKATSLLFKMTLCGISVDSVSVSSLVDGYCKLGRLDEAIKILNFFNVRPNVFVYNSFISKLCTDGNMLEASKIFREMSEFGLYPDCFCYTTMIGGFCKVSEINRGFEYLGKMVKCGIEPSVTTYTLLIDACCKCRNMEMAEYLFQRIMQEGLVPDVVTFNCLIDGFGKMGNLQKAFELLDIMRSAGVSPDVVTYNMLIHSLIARGFLDEAKYLLDELIRRGFSPDLMTFTNIIDGFSKKENFAEALLVWSYMSENHVKPDVVTCSALINGYCRARHIDEANAIFLKMLDAGLKPDLILYNTLIHGFCTVGNMDAACNLLSMMINDRIFPNTTTHRALVLGFDKKRAKNPELSATLRLKQILLNYEYIDNSQFT, from the coding sequence ATGAAGGGCTCAATTTCCATAACCAATTTAACTTCCAAGCTTAAGCTTCTAACAACCAACATAATACCCAAGTCCAGATTTTTCTCATCATTGTCTACATTATCTCTTTCtgaggaagatgatgatgataatgatATGGTTCCCAGTCCTGAATTTTGTAGTTTATCAACACCCAATTTAAAAAAGACTGATTCTTTTATCCCCAAATCTCAAAATTTGGTGCCAAGCAATGTTTCTTACTTGGGTTATGGAAACGGGTTTAGTACCGATTTGACTCAGTTAACCGTCATTGAATTTCTCAATGATATGTTTGGGGACAGTTTCAGTGCTGCACTTGCTCTTTACTTCTTTAGATTATCAGAGTGTTGCTCTGGGTTAGAGTCTATAATTAGGTCAATTTGTAGATTGCTTCATATTTTAGTTTATGGGAAGAGGAACCATAGAGTTGTGGATTTAATTTCGTTTTCTGTGAGAGTTTTCGGTCGAGATGCCGGTGATGAAAAATTGAGTGATTTATTGATCAGATTCGTATACGAAACTGGTTTTGAAACTAAGGATGTAGAAACTTTGTATAGCATGATTGTTGATTGTTATATATGTGAGGATAAAGTAAATTTAGCTCTTAAATTAGTTCATGAGATTAAATTGCTCAACTTTTTTCCATCTATGGGTGTTTGCAATTCACTGCTTAAGGCATTGTTAGAATTGCGTAAGGTGGATTCAGCATGGGAGTTTTTGGAGGAAATGCAAAGCCAAGGTATGCGTGTGAATGCGTCGATTATTAGCTTGTTTATTAGTAGTTATTGTGCTCAAGGTGACATAGAAAGTGGCTGGAAGTTGCTCACGGAAATGGAGAATTACTCGATTAAAGCTGATGTAATTGCGTACACTATTGTCATTGATGCTCTCTGTAAAATATCTTGTTTGAAAAAAGCTACTTCTTTGTTGTTCAAAATGACCCTCTGTGGAATTTCGGTGGATTCAGTTTCAGTTTCTTCGCTTGTTGATGGTTATTGTAAGCTAGGAAGGTTAGATGAAGCAATAAAGATTCTAAATTTCTTCAATGTTAGACCTAATGTTTTTGTGTATAACAGCTTTATATCAAAGCTATGCACAGATGGTAACATGCTTGAAGCTTCAAAGATTTTTCGTGAAATGTCTGAATTTGGCTTGTACCCAGATTGTTTTTGTTACACTACAATGATTGGAGGTTTTTGCAAAGTAAGTGAGATAAATAGAGGTTTTGAGTATTTAgggaaaatggtgaaatgtGGGATTGAACCCTCTGTTACAACATATACCTTGCTTATTGACGCATGTTGCAAGTGTAGAAACATGGAAATGGCGGAATATCTATTCCAGCGGATTATGCAAGAGGGTTTGGTACCTGATGTCGTTACATTCAACTGTTTAATTGATGGTTTTGGGAAGATGGGGAATTTGCAAAAGGCCTTTGAATTGTTGGATATCATGAGATCTGCCGGCGTTTCTCCTGATGTTGTGACCTATAATATGCTTATTCACAGTCTTATTGCAAGAGGATTTTTGGACGAGGCAAAATATTTGCTAGATGAGCTTATCAGGAGGGGGTTTTCACCAGACTTGATGACTTTCACGAATATTATAGATGGGTTTTCAAAAAAAGAGAATTTTGCGGAGGCATTGCTAGTGTGGTCTTACATGAGTGAGAATCATGTCAAACCTGATGTTGTGACTTGCAGTGCTTTGATTAACGGATATTGTAGGGCACGTCATATAGATGAAGCTAATGCTATATTTCTTAAGATGCTTGATGCCGGGCTTAAACCAGACTTGATATTGTATAACACTCTTATACATGGATTTTGTACTGTTGGAAATATGGATGCCGCATGCAATCTGCTGTCTATGATGATTAATGATCGAATTTTTCCGAATACTACCACCCATCGGGCACTTGTACTTGGGTTTGATAAGAAGCGGGCGAAGAATCCTGAGCTGAGTGCAACTCTTAGGCTGAAGCAAATTCTGCTGAATTATGAGTATATAGACAATTCACAATTCACTTGA